From the genome of Ptychodera flava strain L36383 chromosome 20, AS_Pfla_20210202, whole genome shotgun sequence, one region includes:
- the LOC139119747 gene encoding delta-1-pyrroline-5-carboxylate synthase-like isoform X1, with product MAASSVLRKCKILKSCVNTGIGIRQLNQEGTHFIRCTQFGRCLSTVSQNNSHICHDGKGPRGSDWMYHQRQVSTTAVKFKAASFRSELASCKRIVVKLGSAVITRGDECGLALGRLAAIIEQVSELQNAGREMLVVTSGAVAFGKQRLRHEVMMSQSMRQTLSQRGDINGGQIILEPRACAAAGQSGLMSLYEAMFSQYGVTTAQVLVTKPDFYHDYTRNNLRSTMHELVGMNIVPIINANDVVAPPPEPDKDLQGLLAYAGLDTEYTPEPEETKPQTAEKVISVKDNDSLAARLAVEMSADLLIILSDVDGIYSGPPGLEGSQLLNTFYPGDSTSIVYGSKSRVGLGGMESKVKAAQWALDRGTSVVIANGTTLDNTIMKVINGRKIGTFFTNAKEAGMTVEMQAQRAREGGRALQALTPDQRADIINRLADLLVDRQERIISANRKDVEIARRRGGLSGPMLARLALSPGKLHNLADGLRQIAASSHENVGRVLKKIQMADGMELCQETVPIGVLMVIFESRPDALPQVAALAISSANGLLLKGGKEAAYSNACLHGLVQEALSLHAPKDAVHLVETRDEVSDLLELEGLIDLVIPRGSSELVRKIQNESKGIPVLGHSEGICHVYVDKDADPDMVVKIVRDSKCDYPAACNAMETLLIHKAHRNTKLFEDILDMLKAENVKFHPGPRLAQSLKFGPAEAKSMRAEYSGLECAIEIVEDVCEAIDHINKFGSSHTDSVVTENLSTAEAFLQGVDSACVFHNSSTRFADGYRFGLGAEVGISTSRIHARGPVGVEGLLTTKWILRGSGDTVQEFGHGGERKYLHERLQ from the exons atggctgcttcGAGTGTTCTTCGAAAGTGTAAGATATTGAAGTCTTGTGTTAACACTGGAATTGGTATCAGGCAGCTTAACCAAGAAGGAACTCATTTTATCAGATGTACGCAATTCGGCAGGTGCCTTAGCACCGTTTCACAGAACAACTCTCACATCTGTCATGATGGAAAAGGCCCTCGCGGGTCAGACTGGATGTACCATCAGAGGCAAGTTAGCACGACAGCAGTGAAGTTCAAAGCCGCCTCGTTCAGGTCAGAGTTAGCCAGCTGTAAAAGGATTGTAGTGAAACTCGGCAGCGCAGTCATCACACGTGGAGACGAGTGTGGGCTCGCGCTAGGAAGGCTAGCCGCCATCATCGAACAG GTTTCAGAGTTACAAAATGCCGGTCGTGAAATGCTGGTAGTGACCAGTGGTGCTGTAGCATTTGGTAAACAACGTCTGCGCCACGAGGTGATGATGTCACAGAGCATGAGACAGACCTTGTCTCAGAGGGGAGATATCAACGGG GGTCAAATTATCTTGGAACCAAGGGCATGTGCTGCTGCTGGGCAGAGTGGACTCATGTCATTGTATGAAGCAATGTTTTCACAATATGGTGTGACGACAGCCCAG GTACTTGTCACAAAGCCAGACTTCTACCACGATTACACACGGAATAACTTGAGAAGTACCATGCATGAACTTGTTGGAATGAACATAGTACCGATTATCAATGCCAATGATGTAGTAGCCCCACCACCAGAGCCAGATAAGGATCTACAAGGA CTGTTGGCATACGCGGGTCTTGACACAGAGTACACCCCAGAGCCCGAAGAGACAAAGCCCCAAACTGCCGAGAAA GTTATCAGTGTCAAAGACAACGACAGCCTTGCTGCCAGGTTGGCAGTGGAGATGAGCGCAGATCTGCTCATTATCTTGTCTGATGTGGATGGTATTTATTCCGGCCCACCGGGTCTGGAGGGTTCCCAGCTCCTGAACACTTTCTATCCCGGAGATAGTACATCCATTGTCTATGGATCAAAGTCCAGGGTTGGACTTGGAGGCATGGAATCTAAG GTTAAAGCAGCACAGTGGGCCCTGGATAGGGGTACATCAGTCGTGATTGCCAACGGTACCACCTTGGACAATACCATCATGAAAGTTATCAACGGTCGGAAGATTGGAACCTTCTTCACAAATGCCAAGGAAGCCGGAATGACTGTGGAAATGCAAGCACAGAGAGCGAGAGAAGGCGGCCGAGCCTTGCAGGCACTCACTCCTGATCAG AGAGCGGATATCATCAATAGACTGGCTGATCTCCTGGTGGACAGGCAGGAAAGGATCATATCGGCAAACAGGAAAGATGTGGAAATAGCCAGACGAAGAG GTGGATTGTCTGGTCCCATGTTAGCCCGACTGGCCTTAAGTCCCGGCAAATTACACAATCTTGCTGATGGGCTTAGGCAGATAGCAGCATCCTCGCATGAAAATGTGGGTCGTGTTCTCAAGAAGATCCAAATGGCTGATGGAATGGAGCTGTGTCAGGAAACTGTGCCCATTGGAGTTCTGATGGTTATCTTTGAGTCTCGTCCTGACGCCTTGCCGCAG GTTGCAGCTCTTGCCATCAGCAGTGCTAATGGTCTGTTGTTGAAAGGAGGCAAAGAAGCTGCTTACAGTAATGCGTGTCTTCATGGTCTTGTACAGGAAGCCTTGTCACTTCATGCACCAAAGGATGCAGTGCACCTG GTTGAAACCAGAGATGAAGTCAGTGATTTGCTAGAACTGGAGGGACTGATCGATCTGGTCATTCCTCGTGGCTCAAGTGAACTTGTCCGCAAAATCCAAAATGAAAGCAAAGGCATCCCAGTGCTAGGCCACAGCGAAGGAATATGCCATGTCTATGTGGATAAGGATGCAGACCCTGATATGGTCGTCAAAATAG TGCGTGATTCCAAGTGTGACTATCCTGCAGCATGTAATGCAATGGAAACGCTTCTCATTCACAAAGCCCACAGGAACACCAAACTGTTTGAAGACATCCTGGATATGCTGAAGGCAGAAAAT GTCAAGTTTCACCCAGGTCCAAGACTTGCACAGTCCCTGAAGTTTGGACCAGCCGAAGCCAAGTCAATGAGAGCAGAGTACAGTGGACTGGAGTGTGCAATAGAAATCGTGGAGGATGTCTGTGAAGCCATTGATCACATTAACAAATTCGGCAGCTCGCACACAGATTCAGTTGTCACAGAAAACT TAAGCACTGCTGAAGCATTTCTGCAAGGAGTAGACAGTGCATGTGTCTTTCACAATTCAAGCACACGATTTGCAGATGGTTACAGATTTGGCCTCG
- the LOC139119747 gene encoding delta-1-pyrroline-5-carboxylate synthase-like isoform X2, with translation MAASSVLRKCKILKSCVNTGIGIRQLNQEGTHFIRCTQFGRCLSTVSQNNSHICHDGKGPRGSDWMYHQRQVSTTAVKFKAASFRSELASCKRIVVKLGSAVITRGDECGLALGRLAAIIEQVSELQNAGREMLVVTSGAVAFGKQRLRHEVMMSQSMRQTLSQRGDINGGQIILEPRACAAAGQSGLMSLYEAMFSQYGVTTAQVLVTKPDFYHDYTRNNLRSTMHELVGMNIVPIINANDVVAPPPEPDKDLQGVISVKDNDSLAARLAVEMSADLLIILSDVDGIYSGPPGLEGSQLLNTFYPGDSTSIVYGSKSRVGLGGMESKVKAAQWALDRGTSVVIANGTTLDNTIMKVINGRKIGTFFTNAKEAGMTVEMQAQRAREGGRALQALTPDQRADIINRLADLLVDRQERIISANRKDVEIARRRGGLSGPMLARLALSPGKLHNLADGLRQIAASSHENVGRVLKKIQMADGMELCQETVPIGVLMVIFESRPDALPQVAALAISSANGLLLKGGKEAAYSNACLHGLVQEALSLHAPKDAVHLVETRDEVSDLLELEGLIDLVIPRGSSELVRKIQNESKGIPVLGHSEGICHVYVDKDADPDMVVKIVRDSKCDYPAACNAMETLLIHKAHRNTKLFEDILDMLKAENVKFHPGPRLAQSLKFGPAEAKSMRAEYSGLECAIEIVEDVCEAIDHINKFGSSHTDSVVTENLSTAEAFLQGVDSACVFHNSSTRFADGYRFGLGAEVGISTSRIHARGPVGVEGLLTTKWILRGSGDTVQEFGHGGERKYLHERLQ, from the exons atggctgcttcGAGTGTTCTTCGAAAGTGTAAGATATTGAAGTCTTGTGTTAACACTGGAATTGGTATCAGGCAGCTTAACCAAGAAGGAACTCATTTTATCAGATGTACGCAATTCGGCAGGTGCCTTAGCACCGTTTCACAGAACAACTCTCACATCTGTCATGATGGAAAAGGCCCTCGCGGGTCAGACTGGATGTACCATCAGAGGCAAGTTAGCACGACAGCAGTGAAGTTCAAAGCCGCCTCGTTCAGGTCAGAGTTAGCCAGCTGTAAAAGGATTGTAGTGAAACTCGGCAGCGCAGTCATCACACGTGGAGACGAGTGTGGGCTCGCGCTAGGAAGGCTAGCCGCCATCATCGAACAG GTTTCAGAGTTACAAAATGCCGGTCGTGAAATGCTGGTAGTGACCAGTGGTGCTGTAGCATTTGGTAAACAACGTCTGCGCCACGAGGTGATGATGTCACAGAGCATGAGACAGACCTTGTCTCAGAGGGGAGATATCAACGGG GGTCAAATTATCTTGGAACCAAGGGCATGTGCTGCTGCTGGGCAGAGTGGACTCATGTCATTGTATGAAGCAATGTTTTCACAATATGGTGTGACGACAGCCCAG GTACTTGTCACAAAGCCAGACTTCTACCACGATTACACACGGAATAACTTGAGAAGTACCATGCATGAACTTGTTGGAATGAACATAGTACCGATTATCAATGCCAATGATGTAGTAGCCCCACCACCAGAGCCAGATAAGGATCTACAAGGA GTTATCAGTGTCAAAGACAACGACAGCCTTGCTGCCAGGTTGGCAGTGGAGATGAGCGCAGATCTGCTCATTATCTTGTCTGATGTGGATGGTATTTATTCCGGCCCACCGGGTCTGGAGGGTTCCCAGCTCCTGAACACTTTCTATCCCGGAGATAGTACATCCATTGTCTATGGATCAAAGTCCAGGGTTGGACTTGGAGGCATGGAATCTAAG GTTAAAGCAGCACAGTGGGCCCTGGATAGGGGTACATCAGTCGTGATTGCCAACGGTACCACCTTGGACAATACCATCATGAAAGTTATCAACGGTCGGAAGATTGGAACCTTCTTCACAAATGCCAAGGAAGCCGGAATGACTGTGGAAATGCAAGCACAGAGAGCGAGAGAAGGCGGCCGAGCCTTGCAGGCACTCACTCCTGATCAG AGAGCGGATATCATCAATAGACTGGCTGATCTCCTGGTGGACAGGCAGGAAAGGATCATATCGGCAAACAGGAAAGATGTGGAAATAGCCAGACGAAGAG GTGGATTGTCTGGTCCCATGTTAGCCCGACTGGCCTTAAGTCCCGGCAAATTACACAATCTTGCTGATGGGCTTAGGCAGATAGCAGCATCCTCGCATGAAAATGTGGGTCGTGTTCTCAAGAAGATCCAAATGGCTGATGGAATGGAGCTGTGTCAGGAAACTGTGCCCATTGGAGTTCTGATGGTTATCTTTGAGTCTCGTCCTGACGCCTTGCCGCAG GTTGCAGCTCTTGCCATCAGCAGTGCTAATGGTCTGTTGTTGAAAGGAGGCAAAGAAGCTGCTTACAGTAATGCGTGTCTTCATGGTCTTGTACAGGAAGCCTTGTCACTTCATGCACCAAAGGATGCAGTGCACCTG GTTGAAACCAGAGATGAAGTCAGTGATTTGCTAGAACTGGAGGGACTGATCGATCTGGTCATTCCTCGTGGCTCAAGTGAACTTGTCCGCAAAATCCAAAATGAAAGCAAAGGCATCCCAGTGCTAGGCCACAGCGAAGGAATATGCCATGTCTATGTGGATAAGGATGCAGACCCTGATATGGTCGTCAAAATAG TGCGTGATTCCAAGTGTGACTATCCTGCAGCATGTAATGCAATGGAAACGCTTCTCATTCACAAAGCCCACAGGAACACCAAACTGTTTGAAGACATCCTGGATATGCTGAAGGCAGAAAAT GTCAAGTTTCACCCAGGTCCAAGACTTGCACAGTCCCTGAAGTTTGGACCAGCCGAAGCCAAGTCAATGAGAGCAGAGTACAGTGGACTGGAGTGTGCAATAGAAATCGTGGAGGATGTCTGTGAAGCCATTGATCACATTAACAAATTCGGCAGCTCGCACACAGATTCAGTTGTCACAGAAAACT TAAGCACTGCTGAAGCATTTCTGCAAGGAGTAGACAGTGCATGTGTCTTTCACAATTCAAGCACACGATTTGCAGATGGTTACAGATTTGGCCTCG